The Halorientalis sp. IM1011 genome window below encodes:
- a CDS encoding 3-hydroxyacyl-CoA dehydrogenase/enoyl-CoA hydratase family protein, with product MSVDDIERVAVLGAGNMGHGITEVVAIAGYDVVMRDIEQEIVDEGYEDIQWSLEKLSEKGIVDEDPDDVMARIDTEVDLETAVSDVDLVIEAAPEQMELKKDIYGDLTEFTPEDAILASNTSSLSITEIAKATDKPEKVVGMHFFNPPVKMDLVEVIYGAETSDETAETTYDFVESIAKTPIYVRKDVNGFVVNSVLGPFGDEAGWMVSNDEATIREADATMVHERGYPMGPFELGDLTGIDIGYHVRKEAGKPVPPIVEEKVEADELGQKTGKGYYDYEDGDGADYGHEDVTEEFDWLRIEARMINEAAKLIGNDVATPDAIDTGMRLGAGFPEGPCRRADKIGLDQVLDKLETLHEQTEAERYDPADYLVELVNGGHTGEDAGQGFYEYGGDDGDREYRTLNVLEDGEVLAIELDRPERMNALNEDLMDEIEHVLNNADPEEVRVVTFEGAGDRAFCAGADIGGFAGAKPWERGTITSMFETVNDFPKPTIAKIDGFCLGGGHELALACDLRVATTDSEFGFPEINLGLLPGGGGTQRTMRMIGEARAKELVFRGERISAEKAEDWGLINRAVEPEEFDDVCAEFVDDIVEGPPVALDYAKKVMNRGEDASLEAALTMESQSFGLLLSTEDVLEGTSAFAEDRDPEFEGK from the coding sequence ATGTCAGTTGACGACATCGAGCGAGTCGCGGTGCTCGGCGCCGGAAACATGGGCCACGGCATCACGGAGGTCGTCGCCATCGCCGGCTACGACGTGGTGATGCGGGACATCGAACAGGAGATCGTCGACGAGGGCTACGAGGACATCCAGTGGAGCCTCGAGAAGCTCTCCGAGAAGGGCATCGTCGACGAGGACCCCGACGACGTGATGGCCCGGATCGACACCGAGGTCGATCTGGAGACCGCCGTCTCCGACGTGGACCTCGTGATCGAGGCCGCGCCCGAGCAGATGGAGCTCAAGAAGGACATCTACGGCGACCTCACGGAGTTCACACCCGAGGACGCCATCCTCGCCTCGAACACCTCCTCGCTGTCGATCACGGAGATCGCCAAAGCCACCGACAAGCCCGAGAAGGTCGTCGGGATGCACTTTTTCAACCCGCCCGTCAAGATGGACCTCGTCGAGGTCATCTACGGCGCGGAGACCTCCGACGAGACCGCCGAAACCACCTACGACTTCGTCGAGTCCATCGCCAAGACGCCGATCTACGTCCGGAAGGACGTGAACGGCTTCGTCGTCAACTCGGTGCTCGGTCCGTTCGGCGACGAGGCCGGCTGGATGGTCAGCAACGACGAGGCCACCATCCGCGAGGCCGACGCCACGATGGTCCACGAGCGGGGCTACCCGATGGGCCCCTTCGAGCTGGGCGACCTGACCGGGATCGACATCGGCTATCACGTCCGGAAGGAGGCCGGCAAGCCGGTCCCGCCCATCGTCGAGGAGAAGGTCGAGGCCGACGAACTCGGCCAGAAGACGGGGAAGGGCTACTACGACTACGAGGACGGCGACGGTGCTGACTACGGCCACGAGGACGTGACCGAGGAGTTCGACTGGCTCCGCATCGAGGCCCGGATGATCAACGAGGCCGCGAAGCTCATCGGCAACGACGTCGCCACCCCCGACGCCATCGACACCGGGATGCGTCTGGGTGCGGGCTTCCCCGAAGGCCCCTGCCGGCGCGCGGACAAGATCGGGCTGGATCAGGTCCTCGACAAACTGGAGACCCTGCACGAACAGACCGAGGCCGAGCGGTACGACCCCGCGGACTACCTCGTCGAACTCGTCAACGGGGGCCACACCGGCGAGGACGCCGGGCAGGGCTTCTACGAGTACGGCGGCGACGACGGCGACCGCGAGTACCGCACGCTGAACGTCCTCGAAGACGGCGAAGTGCTGGCCATCGAACTCGACCGGCCCGAGCGGATGAACGCCCTGAACGAGGACCTGATGGACGAGATCGAACACGTCCTGAACAACGCCGACCCAGAGGAGGTCCGCGTGGTCACCTTCGAGGGTGCCGGCGACCGCGCGTTCTGTGCCGGTGCGGACATCGGTGGCTTCGCGGGCGCGAAACCCTGGGAGCGGGGCACCATCACCTCGATGTTCGAGACGGTCAACGACTTCCCCAAGCCCACCATCGCCAAGATCGACGGCTTCTGTCTCGGCGGCGGGCACGAACTCGCGCTCGCGTGTGACCTCCGGGTCGCGACCACCGACTCCGAGTTCGGCTTCCCGGAGATCAACCTCGGCCTGCTGCCGGGCGGCGGCGGCACCCAGCGCACGATGCGGATGATCGGCGAGGCTCGCGCGAAGGAACTCGTCTTCCGCGGCGAGCGCATCTCCGCCGAGAAGGCCGAGGACTGGGGCCTCATCAACCGCGCCGTCGAGCCCGAGGAGTTCGACGATGTGTGTGCGGAGTTCGTCGACGACATCGTCGAGGGGCCGCCGGTCGCGCTCGACTACGCCAAGAAGGTCATGAACCGCGGCGAGGACGCCAGCCTCGAAGCGGCGCTGACCATGGAGAGCCAGAGCTTCGGGCTCCTCCTGAGTACCGAAGACGTGCTGGAGGGCACCTCCGCGTTCGCCGAGGACCGCGACCCCGAGTTCGAGGGCAAGTAG
- a CDS encoding Zn-ribbon domain-containing OB-fold protein: MSGPRYDRTKRQDQRLIGFECQACGWVSFPEEKRTCKRCGDAPAEMEEVQLQERGEIQTFVVQQYLPDDIETPQPVAIVDLPQEDGDGEPARAYGLLTETDLEEIDVGTEVVARFRELFSDGERPIDSFKFSVPREEKA, translated from the coding sequence GTGAGCGGTCCGCGATACGACCGCACGAAACGGCAGGACCAGCGTCTGATCGGCTTCGAGTGTCAGGCCTGCGGCTGGGTCTCCTTCCCCGAGGAGAAGCGGACCTGCAAGCGGTGTGGGGACGCTCCGGCCGAGATGGAGGAAGTGCAACTGCAGGAGCGCGGCGAGATCCAGACCTTCGTCGTCCAGCAGTACCTCCCGGACGACATCGAGACGCCCCAGCCCGTGGCCATCGTCGACCTGCCGCAGGAAGACGGGGACGGTGAACCAGCAAGAGCCTACGGCCTGCTGACCGAGACCGATCTGGAGGAGATCGACGTGGGCACCGAGGTCGTCGCCCGCTTCCGCGAACTGTTCAGCGACGGCGAGCGACCGATCGACTCGTTCAAGTTCAGCGTTCCGCGGGAGGAGAAAGCATGA
- a CDS encoding thiolase family protein, whose translation MTEPHVVGAGMIDFGELYEQSFDDLLESAYLSLLENVDKGVDPSDIDAAWYGTIDIANEGSSGSAVAHATGLFETPITRVENACATGSDAFRNAAQAVKAGDAEVALVIGAEKMTDSTEGLIASAALERLWRGRGVTMPAYFGMRATRHLEEYETTREQIAEISVKNHENGTKYPHAHQQFECSVEDVKESPTVSYPLNLYDCCPVTDGACAVLVTSEDRAREFTDDPIRVAGYGLASDTFQRGAPEALTNFPATRQASSQAYERAGLGPEDVDVAEVHDCFSITELITYEDLGFCEEGKGGQFVDEGHPHLDGDKPVNPSGGLLSKGHPIGATGVAQIAEIFEQLRGEAGAVQVDAPEVGLQHNIGIGRNATGAVSCVNIMERP comes from the coding sequence ATGACGGAGCCACACGTCGTCGGCGCGGGGATGATCGACTTCGGCGAACTGTACGAGCAGAGCTTCGACGACCTGCTCGAATCGGCCTACCTCTCCCTGCTGGAGAACGTCGACAAGGGTGTCGATCCGAGCGACATCGACGCCGCCTGGTACGGCACCATCGACATCGCCAACGAGGGGTCCTCGGGGTCGGCCGTCGCCCACGCCACCGGGCTATTCGAGACGCCGATCACCCGCGTCGAGAACGCCTGCGCGACCGGGAGCGACGCCTTCCGGAACGCGGCCCAGGCCGTCAAGGCCGGCGACGCCGAGGTCGCGCTGGTCATCGGCGCGGAGAAGATGACCGACTCCACGGAGGGGCTGATCGCCAGCGCCGCCCTCGAGCGGCTCTGGCGCGGCCGGGGCGTCACCATGCCCGCCTACTTCGGGATGCGCGCGACCCGTCATCTGGAGGAGTACGAGACGACCCGGGAGCAGATCGCCGAGATCAGCGTCAAGAACCACGAGAACGGGACGAAGTACCCCCACGCTCACCAGCAGTTCGAGTGCTCGGTCGAGGACGTCAAGGAGTCGCCGACGGTCTCCTACCCCTTGAATCTCTACGACTGCTGTCCCGTCACCGACGGGGCGTGTGCGGTGCTGGTGACCAGCGAGGACCGCGCCCGCGAGTTCACCGACGATCCGATCCGGGTCGCGGGCTACGGGCTCGCCAGCGACACCTTCCAGCGCGGCGCACCGGAGGCGCTCACGAACTTCCCGGCCACCCGGCAGGCCTCCAGCCAGGCCTACGAGCGAGCCGGCCTCGGCCCCGAGGACGTCGACGTGGCCGAGGTCCACGACTGTTTCTCCATCACGGAGCTGATCACCTACGAGGACCTCGGGTTCTGCGAGGAAGGCAAAGGCGGCCAGTTCGTCGACGAGGGTCACCCACACCTCGACGGCGACAAGCCCGTCAACCCCTCGGGCGGCCTGCTCTCGAAGGGGCACCCCATCGGGGCGACGGGCGTCGCTCAGATCGCCGAGATCTTCGAGCAGTTGCGGGGCGAGGCCGGTGCCGTGCAGGTCGACGCGCCGGAGGTGGGCCTCCAGCACAACATCGGGATCGGCCGCAACGCGACCGGCGCTGTCTCTTGCGTGAATATCATGGAACGGCCCTGA
- a CDS encoding UPF0058 family protein — MHKDELLELHDHMVQIKDYFSDLEDVDSTLFDPYEELDVTPNDVHKSKSEHKHAVFVLGNALATAMSEDEFSDAGRIGKRMKELAEDAESKL; from the coding sequence ATGCACAAAGACGAACTGCTCGAACTGCACGATCACATGGTGCAGATCAAAGATTACTTTTCGGATCTGGAGGACGTCGACTCGACGCTTTTCGACCCCTACGAGGAACTCGACGTGACGCCCAACGACGTGCACAAATCCAAGAGCGAGCACAAACACGCCGTCTTCGTCCTCGGCAACGCGCTGGCGACGGCCATGAGCGAGGACGAGTTCTCCGACGCCGGCCGGATCGGCAAGCGGATGAAGGAACTCGCCGAGGACGCCGAGAGCAAACTCTGA
- a CDS encoding ribbon-helix-helix domain-containing protein, whose amino-acid sequence MPKAEITVPEHLEMQIAQLVEKGEFLNREEAIEDLLSTGIKAYKTSGPVDDDDEAEFEDDGMMGHDDEYVF is encoded by the coding sequence ATGCCGAAGGCAGAGATAACCGTCCCCGAGCACCTCGAGATGCAGATCGCCCAGCTCGTCGAGAAAGGGGAGTTCCTCAACCGCGAAGAAGCCATCGAAGACCTCCTCTCGACCGGTATCAAGGCGTACAAGACCAGCGGCCCGGTCGACGACGACGACGAGGCGGAGTTCGAAGACGACGGGATGATGGGCCACGACGACGAGTACGTCTTCTGA
- a CDS encoding sulfite oxidase-like oxidoreductase: protein MPSVPVTDVTDLYEEFGDERLPPGQHETSDFPVLSKGNTPQFDPDSWTFRVSGAVDEELELSWEEFRSLPSVTQRQDFHCVTGWSRFDCEFTGVTFPELAERAGVHDDACHVMFSALDDYTTDLPLDACMRDEVLFAWGFDGQDLDPEHGGPLRVVTPHRYAYKGAKWVCGVEFLTEPERGFWEKRGYSVTADPWAEDRYS from the coding sequence TTGCCGAGCGTGCCCGTTACCGACGTTACGGACCTCTACGAGGAGTTTGGCGACGAACGGCTCCCCCCGGGACAACACGAGACGAGCGACTTTCCGGTCCTCTCGAAGGGGAACACACCGCAGTTCGACCCCGACTCGTGGACCTTCCGGGTCAGCGGTGCCGTCGACGAGGAGCTGGAACTGTCCTGGGAGGAGTTCCGATCGCTGCCCAGCGTCACGCAACGCCAGGACTTCCACTGTGTCACGGGATGGAGCCGATTCGATTGCGAGTTCACCGGCGTCACGTTCCCGGAACTCGCCGAGCGCGCGGGCGTGCACGACGACGCCTGTCACGTCATGTTCTCGGCGCTCGACGACTACACGACGGATCTACCGCTCGACGCCTGCATGCGCGACGAAGTACTGTTCGCCTGGGGGTTCGACGGCCAGGACCTCGACCCCGAACACGGCGGCCCGCTCCGGGTCGTGACCCCCCACAGGTACGCCTACAAGGGTGCGAAGTGGGTGTGTGGCGTGGAGTTCCTCACCGAACCCGAACGCGGGTTCTGGGAGAAGCGCGGGTACTCCGTCACGGCCGACCCGTGGGCGGAAGACCGGTATAGCTGA
- a CDS encoding isochorismate synthase MenF translates to MEPAQREERVGPRAGAVLVSRTCEVPDVSYRAFLASHPAPRLHWAAPDGLEVVGSGAAVTLTAAGEDRFATLREGAATVFRDVDRTGPTETRPRFLGGLAFNENHDPAPPWTGFPAAAFFLPEVQLTRADGTTWLTVREYGQNVSPEDVSARLDRTREDLETLPSMCPSGGPPGVEGTEVTPTQAEWTAQVERAIERIRDGDLRKVVLATALSVDLAEAIDVPDVLERLRRTYPNCYRFLVQPTDEAAFFGPPPERLVKLTDGRVRTEALAGSVPRGETPEEDADHAQSLLSSEKLQHEQGLVVDAITGQLEPLGDVSRGQQGVRKLTNIQHLQTPIEATLADDDHVLTIVEALHPTPAVGGLPPGKAWEVIRDTETFDRGWYAAPVGWFDSDGDGEFAVGIRSGVVGGREATLFAGNGIVADSVPDEEWAEVKHKYRPILDELER, encoded by the coding sequence ATGGAACCGGCCCAACGCGAGGAGAGAGTGGGTCCACGCGCGGGTGCAGTGCTGGTCAGCCGCACCTGTGAGGTCCCCGACGTGTCCTACCGGGCGTTCCTGGCCAGCCACCCGGCCCCACGGCTCCACTGGGCCGCGCCGGACGGCCTCGAGGTGGTCGGCAGCGGTGCTGCCGTCACCCTGACGGCGGCCGGCGAGGACCGGTTCGCAACGCTCCGCGAGGGTGCAGCGACGGTGTTTCGCGACGTGGACCGGACCGGGCCGACGGAGACGCGCCCGCGATTTCTGGGCGGACTGGCGTTCAACGAGAATCACGATCCGGCACCGCCGTGGACTGGATTCCCCGCGGCGGCGTTCTTCCTCCCCGAAGTCCAGTTGACGCGGGCCGACGGGACCACCTGGCTGACCGTCAGGGAGTACGGCCAGAACGTCTCGCCCGAAGACGTATCGGCGCGGCTGGATCGCACACGCGAGGACCTGGAGACGCTACCCTCGATGTGTCCCAGCGGCGGGCCGCCGGGCGTCGAGGGCACCGAAGTCACGCCGACGCAGGCCGAGTGGACAGCACAGGTCGAGCGGGCCATCGAGCGGATCCGCGACGGCGACCTCCGGAAGGTCGTCCTCGCGACGGCGCTGTCGGTCGACCTCGCCGAGGCCATCGACGTACCGGACGTGCTCGAACGGCTCCGCCGGACTTACCCCAACTGCTATCGCTTCCTCGTCCAGCCGACCGACGAGGCGGCCTTCTTCGGCCCGCCACCGGAACGGCTGGTGAAGCTGACCGACGGCCGCGTCCGGACCGAGGCACTGGCTGGCTCTGTCCCACGGGGTGAGACACCCGAGGAGGACGCCGACCACGCCCAGTCGCTGCTTTCGAGCGAGAAGCTCCAGCACGAGCAAGGGCTCGTCGTCGACGCCATCACGGGCCAGCTAGAACCGCTTGGCGACGTGTCGAGGGGTCAGCAGGGCGTCCGGAAACTCACGAACATCCAGCACCTCCAGACGCCCATCGAGGCGACGCTCGCCGACGACGACCACGTCCTCACAATCGTCGAGGCGCTCCACCCGACCCCTGCCGTCGGGGGGCTCCCGCCGGGGAAGGCGTGGGAGGTCATCCGCGACACGGAGACCTTCGATCGCGGCTGGTACGCCGCACCGGTCGGCTGGTTCGACAGTGATGGAGACGGCGAGTTCGCCGTCGGCATCCGTTCGGGCGTCGTCGGCGGTCGCGAGGCGACCCTGTTCGCCGGCAACGGCATCGTCGCCGATTCCGTCCCCGACGAGGAGTGGGCGGAGGTCAAACACAAGTACCGTCCGATCCTCGACGAACTCGAACGCTGA